A window of the bacterium genome harbors these coding sequences:
- a CDS encoding histidine kinase yields the protein MHARRGLISKLGVSLFLNFLWQTPAILRAQTDDLRFDHLSVEQGLSNFSITAIAQDHHGFLWIGTEDGLNRYDGYEFTVYKPEPGNEQSLPNSFVTSLCVDRHGNLWIGMEDGVRRYDPDTDGFVLPTVAGDSTTNLSDKYVTAIVEDHLGTLWNATGEGLYQYDQEKRALVHFRHDPRDSISIASDGVYSVFEDRAGGLWIGTAVGVDRYDRRSNSFTQLRCDGPHLSHLSDHKTLCIAEDRHGTVWFGMASGLHRFDRRANAIVPYHPDPQHASRDLVFDIYDDSRGQLWIGTFHHGLWRYDAATGGFSRFQHDVQKPRSLSQDRVTAIFEDRSGLLWIGVYRGGLNRFERRHAEFRHYKLDYDVSAILEDRKSDLWLGTEYAGLFRQSRADRQRGRWVRYGHDPADSQSLSNDQVRVICEDRQGHIWIGTAEGLNRYSGADDFIRYYHELRNDQFVTNKVIYEDQEGTLWVGTLERGLSRLDREKGRFTYYPLNEQTGEHYEVRSIISGGKNDLWVGTFGAGLHRFDKTSNTFVRYQHNDEAPYAGRMNAIYSVHADASGFVWAGTFGAGLNCYDRRTGHFNYYTERDGLANNYVKAILPDAAGNLWLSTDRGLSRFNPQKGRFTNYTVDDGLLSNVFLAGAAFRSPDGRLFIGGEKGCISFHPDSIQDNLQPPPVVITRFKVFERTMPLPKALVSLDRIRLSYRQSFFSFEFAALDFAAPARNKYAYKLEGFDPKWVQAGDRRYASYTNVDPGEYIFRVKAANHDEIWNEEGVALRIIITPPFWKTWWFTVLLWGSIVLLAGGSVWYTKVRKLRERIRALERVQALERERLRISQDMHDEVGASLSEIAILTELAQRGLAKPHPAENHLNKISERAREVIDNIGEIIWALNPKYDLLDDLAAYLRHYAGRYLSMAGLSYRCDFPEKLPSFHLTAEARRSLFLVFKEALHNIVKHAAATEVVLRLTGTPLELELVICDNGRGFAVDQPQFFGNGLESMKKRITDLQGTFRIQSQSPGGTQICVVLPVSIPHLKY from the coding sequence ATGCACGCGCGAAGAGGCCTCATTTCCAAGCTCGGCGTCAGTCTGTTCTTGAACTTCCTCTGGCAGACTCCCGCGATTCTTCGCGCCCAGACAGACGATCTGCGTTTTGATCACCTCTCGGTTGAGCAGGGGCTTTCCAATTTCTCCATCACTGCGATCGCGCAAGATCACCACGGCTTTCTGTGGATAGGCACGGAAGACGGGCTGAACAGATACGACGGCTACGAATTCACGGTCTACAAACCGGAACCAGGTAACGAGCAGTCGCTGCCCAATTCATTTGTCACGAGTCTCTGCGTTGATCGCCATGGCAACCTCTGGATCGGAATGGAAGACGGTGTGCGACGCTACGATCCAGATACTGATGGTTTCGTTCTTCCCACAGTCGCAGGCGACAGCACGACCAACCTCTCCGACAAATACGTCACGGCGATCGTCGAAGATCACCTCGGCACGCTGTGGAATGCGACCGGAGAGGGCCTTTATCAGTACGATCAAGAGAAGCGTGCGCTTGTCCATTTCCGGCATGATCCCCGTGACTCAATCTCAATTGCCAGTGACGGCGTGTACTCCGTCTTTGAAGACCGCGCAGGGGGTCTGTGGATTGGGACAGCCGTGGGAGTTGATCGCTACGATCGCCGGAGCAACAGCTTCACGCAATTGCGCTGTGATGGCCCTCATCTCAGTCATTTGAGCGACCACAAGACTCTTTGTATCGCCGAAGACCGTCACGGGACGGTGTGGTTCGGGATGGCGTCCGGGCTGCATCGATTTGATCGCCGCGCCAACGCCATCGTGCCCTATCACCCTGATCCTCAGCATGCCTCACGCGACCTCGTTTTTGACATCTATGACGACAGCCGGGGACAGCTCTGGATTGGGACCTTTCATCACGGACTGTGGCGCTACGATGCGGCGACCGGTGGCTTTTCCCGCTTTCAGCATGACGTGCAGAAGCCCCGTTCGCTGAGTCAGGACCGCGTCACTGCAATCTTCGAAGATCGCTCCGGCCTGCTGTGGATCGGCGTCTATCGCGGCGGGTTGAATCGCTTTGAGCGCCGGCACGCGGAATTTCGCCACTACAAGCTCGACTACGATGTCTCCGCCATCCTTGAAGACCGAAAAAGTGATCTCTGGTTGGGGACGGAATATGCTGGTCTATTCCGGCAAAGTCGAGCGGATCGCCAGCGTGGCCGCTGGGTTCGCTATGGGCATGATCCGGCAGATTCCCAGAGTCTCAGTAACGATCAAGTCAGGGTGATTTGTGAAGATCGGCAAGGTCACATTTGGATTGGCACAGCGGAGGGATTGAATCGGTATTCTGGCGCAGATGACTTCATTCGATACTATCACGAGTTGCGCAACGATCAATTTGTCACCAACAAAGTCATCTATGAAGACCAGGAGGGGACATTGTGGGTTGGCACGCTGGAGCGCGGCTTGAGTCGACTGGATCGCGAGAAAGGGAGATTTACTTATTATCCCTTGAATGAACAAACGGGTGAGCATTATGAGGTCAGAAGCATCATCTCAGGCGGTAAGAATGATCTCTGGGTCGGGACGTTTGGCGCCGGCCTCCATCGCTTTGACAAGACATCGAACACATTCGTCCGCTATCAACATAACGACGAGGCTCCCTATGCGGGCCGCATGAACGCTATTTACAGCGTCCATGCCGATGCCAGCGGATTTGTTTGGGCCGGCACGTTCGGCGCCGGACTGAACTGCTACGATCGCCGCACCGGGCATTTCAACTACTACACCGAGCGCGATGGTCTGGCGAACAACTACGTGAAGGCCATTCTGCCCGATGCGGCCGGCAATCTCTGGCTGAGTACAGACCGGGGCCTGTCACGTTTCAACCCGCAGAAGGGGAGGTTCACGAACTATACAGTCGATGATGGACTGCTCAGCAACGTCTTTCTTGCGGGCGCCGCCTTTCGCAGCCCAGATGGCCGGCTGTTCATCGGAGGTGAAAAGGGGTGCATTTCATTTCATCCTGACAGCATCCAAGACAATCTGCAACCTCCACCGGTCGTCATCACCCGTTTCAAAGTGTTCGAGCGCACAATGCCGTTGCCCAAAGCCCTCGTCTCCCTTGATAGAATCCGGCTTTCCTATCGGCAGAGTTTCTTCTCCTTCGAATTCGCGGCCCTGGACTTTGCTGCGCCGGCGCGCAACAAATACGCCTATAAGCTGGAAGGGTTCGATCCCAAGTGGGTGCAGGCGGGTGACAGACGCTACGCCAGTTACACGAACGTCGATCCCGGAGAATATATCTTTCGCGTCAAAGCGGCGAACCATGACGAGATCTGGAACGAAGAGGGCGTTGCTCTTCGCATCATCATCACGCCGCCGTTTTGGAAAACCTGGTGGTTTACCGTCCTGCTCTGGGGGAGCATCGTATTGCTGGCGGGCGGTAGCGTGTGGTACACCAAAGTCAGAAAACTGCGTGAGAGAATAAGAGCCTTGGAACGAGTGCAGGCGCTGGAGCGGGAACGGCTGCGCATTTCGCAGGATATGCACGACGAGGTCGGCGCCAGTCTCTCGGAAATCGCCATTCTCACAGAGTTGGCGCAGCGGGGTCTGGCGAAGCCGCATCCGGCAGAAAATCACCTGAACAAGATTTCCGAGCGCGCGCGGGAGGTGATTGACAACATTGGTGAAATCATTTGGGCGCTCAACCCCAAGTATGATCTGCTCGACGACCTGGCTGCCTATCTGCGGCATTATGCCGGACGTTACCTGAGCATGGCCGGCCTCAGCTACCGTTGTGACTTTCCCGAGAAGCTTCCCAGTTTCCATCTGACCGCGGAGGCCCGTCGCAGTCTGTTTCTGGTCTTCAAAGAGGCCTTGCACAATATCGTCAAACATGCTGCTGCCACGGAAGTGGTACTGCGCCTTACCGGCACGCCGCTGGAACTGGAGCTGGTCATTTGTGACAACGGCCGGGGTTTTGCAGTGGATCAGCCTCAATTTTTTGGCAACGGCTTGGAAAGCATGAAGAAACGCATCACAGACCTGCAAGGAACGTTTCGTATTCAATCTCAGTCTCCGGGAGGTACTCAAATTTGCGTCGTGCTGCCGGTCAGTATACCGCATTTGAAGTATTGA